tgtcttcggggttataaactagttgatagcagcaagtcccataactctgaccttcattttggccaaattatgtcccctttgtggacttagcaaattctggttaaagttttgcgtgcaagtacatacagctattactaaaaggcatatagatttgaaacttattttttctttttctagatcaattaccaacctcactgggtcaagtcccataaactctggcatgtattttggcaaattatgcccccttttggactttgaaaatttggttaagttttacatgtaagtttctatctccaaaaccaatgcagatattgaattgaaacttcacatgtgccttcggggttataaatctagttgatagcagcaagtcccataactggtatgcattttggcaaattatttccccttttgaacttaaaactcttttgatatttaacctttttgggtaatattttcctgcttctgggacaatatttcgaatagtcgagcttggctgtcttacggacagctcttgttaatcatGTGCCATTTTTTTGGAGCTAATGCAGTCATGTAGCAAAAATTTCCACTTCACATAATGTAAGAATACCAACAGAATTTGCACTCatttgtattttaagatatcttccGAAAACGGTATTATAACATTGGATTGTTTCTGTGGCTCCATTAGTACTAGGTCCTTCAAAATGTCCACAGATTTCTTCAGTGCTACCTTGTTCTTTACTCACACTGATCACAAGACTGTGCAGTCTTTCTCCGCAACAATCTGCCCGATTTGTAATCACCACTCTGTTGATTAAGTATGGTCTTTGCAAGTCCACTTGCCACCATGGATTCATTTCTGACACTGTATGCGTACAAGAGCCGTCACCCCAGTTGCCACTTTTGACACCATCAGTCGCAGCAGTTGCCCCTTTTCCATAATAAGTAGAACTTGCAGTTGCACTCTTTCCAAAAGCTAAGTTCGAATTTAGTGTGTTAAccattatttgttttaattgctCTACATCTTTTTGAATGTTTTCAATAACATCAGCAATGTTCTTTATTCCCTCTTTGTGTTCTCTTTCAGTTTTATCTAATTCCTCTTTATATTCCTTGGTAAAGTTTCGGATTACTTGGTCTGTGTGAGAATTTATCTTATTGCCATACGCTTTCAAGTCAGTTTCAAGGTCTCTGAAGGAGTTTTCTACCGCGTTTCCATGATGGTCTATGGTTTGGTGTAACTTGTTCAAAGATTCTTT
This Mercenaria mercenaria strain notata chromosome 17, MADL_Memer_1, whole genome shotgun sequence DNA region includes the following protein-coding sequences:
- the LOC123536153 gene encoding uncharacterized protein LOC123536153 encodes the protein MKNKIFIPILFIFSFSSSRFLSLAISDNTYSVLAKMFQAVMEDMQLQDDRIKALENNSATIRDDKIQKTTTDTPTKGNLSDNIHEYNTKNRERDTITQIQRNDIKDNIQQIKDYLIHMSKGLAVEKSMRAENTNTIGSLVDQNKESLNKLHQTIDHHGNAVENSFRDLETDLKAYGNKINSHTDQVIRNFTKEYKEELDKTEREHKEGIKNIADVIENIQKDVEQLKQIMVNTLNSNLAFGKSATASSTYYGKGATAATDGVKSGNWGDGSCTHTVSEMNPWWQVDLQRPYLINRVVITNRADCCGERLHSLVISVSKEQGSTEEICGHFEGPSTNGATETIQCYNTVFGRYLKIQMSANSVGILTLCEVEIFAT